The Mycobacterium haemophilum DSM 44634 sequence GCCCAGAAGCTGCCGGTGAACCCGTCGACGTTGCGGATCATGACCCACTGAGCAATGGCCCTGCCGCCACTGAACAGCACCACGGCCTCGACTTGACCGCCGCTTTCGCGGATATTGATCGTCCGATAAGACTGGTCTTGGCTGCACGCAGCGGAGCGCGTCGAATGAGTGTTGCCGTCGATGGTCAGATGTACGGCTCGTCGGGGGATCGTCTCGACTTGCGCGCAGGCCGAGACGCCGATAACCACGGCAACCCCGGTTGCCCTGACCAACCGGTTTTGCACCAGTCCATCTCGCTTCCGCCGTCAGCCCGCCTCGACCAGATCTTTGATGCGCCGCAGCGTCTTGGTCATATCACGGATGTTGCGACGTTTACGCAGAAAACCGCCAAACAACCAATACACAGTGAGCAGTGGCGAAGGGTTGAGCCGAAATGACTCGGTCACGTCCGTGCCGTCGCCGGACGGCGCCAATCGATAGTGCCAATTGTTTACCGGCTTGTCGCTCAGCAGGACCGCGAAGCCGAACTCACGGCCAGGTTCACACGCGGTCACCTTGCACGTCGTCCAATACACGGGTCCGATTTCATTTCGCCGGACATGACCACGGAATTTGGCGCCGAGGGCTGGGCCAGTCGCATCGCCCAGCCACTCGGCCTCAAAAACCTCCGGGGAGAACCGTCCGGTGTTGCGGACGTCCGCGATCAGCTCCCAGACCTTCTCCGCCGGTGCCGCCATATGAACAGTCGCCGAACCTTCCATGGCCTGATCCAAACACAGCTGGCATCGCGGCAGCTACTTGCGGAGTTGACGGCCGACCCAGGACAGGTCGGGCTTGAGACGTTACTTCGAGAAATCGACAGCCGAACGCGATCCCGCTATCCCTCAGATTGCGGACCGCACCGTACAAAACCATCGACCGTCACATCCACCAGGTCC is a genomic window containing:
- a CDS encoding SRPBCC family protein, coding for MCLDQAMEGSATVHMAAPAEKVWELIADVRNTGRFSPEVFEAEWLGDATGPALGAKFRGHVRRNEIGPVYWTTCKVTACEPGREFGFAVLLSDKPVNNWHYRLAPSGDGTDVTESFRLNPSPLLTVYWLFGGFLRKRRNIRDMTKTLRRIKDLVEAG
- a CDS encoding lipoprotein LpqH, whose protein sequence is MQNRLVRATGVAVVIGVSACAQVETIPRRAVHLTIDGNTHSTRSAACSQDQSYRTINIRESGGQVEAVVLFSGGRAIAQWVMIRNVDGFTGSFWAGGVGDARAEVANNTYTITGSASGISSSDPNKVVTAEFKITAEC